A genomic window from Silene latifolia isolate original U9 population chromosome 11, ASM4854445v1, whole genome shotgun sequence includes:
- the LOC141612997 gene encoding uncharacterized protein LOC141612997 — translation MGICSSQLSKKNGNFLSWRTTVMLIQFDGMLQEFDQPITARHVLSQYPGFFLASSESMYVDIPVPSVPYDEKLELGHIYFLLPVSQVNKVVSLHDLCGLAIKASIALGLTNIKRSDSNVAKLVAQARSSCRGLTGFDAIAALYPQARRGSRKIDF, via the coding sequence ATGGGCATTTGCAGCTCTCAACTGTCTAAGAAAAATGGCAACTTTCTCTCTTGGAGAACTACAGTTATGCTTATTCAATTCGACGGAATGTTACAAGAGTTTGATCAACCAATAACAGCGCGCCATGTACTGTCGCAGTACCCGGGTTTTTTCCTGGCAAGTTCAGAGTCAATGTATGTTGATATACCTGTTCCTTCAGTTCCATATGATGAGAAACTTGAACTTGGTCATATATATTTTCTGTTGCCAGTCTCTCAGGTTAATAAAGTTGTTTCCTTGCATGATTTGTGTGGATTAGCCATCAAGGCTAGTATCGCGCTTGGGTTAACTAATATAAAGAGAAGCGATTCCAATGTGGCTAAACTGGTTGCTCAAGCGCGTAGTTCTTGTCGTGGATTAACCGGGTTTGATGCCATTGCTGCACTCTACCCTCAGGCGCGCCGTGGCAGTCGGAAAATTGACTTCTGA
- the LOC141611231 gene encoding translocase of chloroplast 159, chloroplastic-like, giving the protein MRINANFEEGQDSDDYKMFDTEVDERNDGKGKEVLDVSSLISLLKAANTCDSENGYARTAVSPSTFRESLEENLSEEEKRRLLNLHQLKVKFLRLVQRLGYTPDSPFAAHVLYKLTVFTGRPRDAAFRFDDAKQKAMKLEVEKDELDFSVNILVIGKTGVGKSATVNSLFGEEKVKINAFKPETTCVQEICGVVNGVKIRVIDVPGLKSSVMDQGFNSKVLTKVKKFIKKCPPDVTLYVDRLNTQTPYLNDVAMLRTITRCLGSSIWQGAILTLTHAGTAPPDGRMGTPVSYSTYVSRASQLIQQSIVAAVEDYTVMNLNTEMPVSLVENHPACRKNTKGEKVLPNGETWRNQLLLQCYSIKILAEASSTLKSRDSFGKRTLFGFLQSAPPLAYLVSSMLKTRPHPQLPVNKGGIPDLELDYEVEEGEAEDEYDELPPFKPLRKSEVAKLSKDERKAYFEEYDYRVKLLSMQQWRQKCRMLKELKNRGKIVLDDYDEMPEMLDPTPDRDLPSSFDSNHPTYLYRTLENPNAMFSAMPFLDPRGWDHDYGYFGVIIQRNMEIAGNLPAEFVVQLNKDKDVFKFNLDSAVSAKHGESNSSLVGFDVQAISDQLAYILRGETKLKISKKNRTTAGLNLTFLGEDMAPGFKVEHELNMGRGLVISGKTGTVHHHKSAAYAANLEMRLRGTDYPVETVEHLFAVNLLKYRREMAAELNIKPQFQIGRCSKMAVNVGLNSRGKGHIMITTSSSNPTVALLGTLVSMTVATYYNYKALVSKP; this is encoded by the exons ATGCGTATCAACGCCAATTTCGAG GAGGGACAGGATTCGGATGACTATAAGATGTTTGACACTGAGGTGGATGAAAGAAATGATGGCAAAGGGAAGGAGGTGCTTGATGTTTCTTCACTAATTTCTCTTTTGAAGGCAGCCAATACCTGTGACTCAGAGAATGGTTATGCCAGAACTGCAGTATCTCCATCCACCTTTCGAGAGTCATTAGAGGAGAACCTGAGTGAAGAAGAGAAAAGGAGGCTGCTGAATTTACATCAGTTGAAGGTCAAGTTCCTGAGACTTGTTCAAAGGCTTGGCTATACACCCGATTCTCCCTTTGCAGCACACGTCTTGTATAAGCTGACGGTTTTCACTGGGAGGCCGAGAGATGCTGCCTTTAGGTTTGATGATGCGAAACAGAAAGCCATGAAGCTTGAGGTTGAAAAAGATGAATTGGACTTTTCTGTGAACATTCTGGTAATTGGGAAAACCGGAGTTGGTAAGAGTGCGACTGTCAATTCTTTATTTGGTGAAGAAAAGGTTAAAATTAATGCATTTAAACCGGAAACAACTTGTGTGCAAGAGATTTGTGGAGTTGTAAACGGAGTCAAGATCAGGGTTATTGATGTACCGGGACTTAAGTCTTCTGTAATGGATCAGGGTTTCAACAGCAAAGTCCTGACCAAAGTCAAGAAATTCATAAAGAAATGCCCACCAGATGTGACACTGTATGTTGATAGGCTGAACACCCAAACGCCGTATCTGAATGATGTTGCCATGTTAAGGACTATCACAAGGTGTCTCGGTAGTTCAATTTGGCAAGGCGCGATCCTCACTCTGACTCATGCTGGTACTGCACCTCCAGATGGGCGCATGGGTACGCCAGTTAGTTATAGTACATATGTGTCACGCGCAAGCCAACTTATTCAGCAGTCGATTGTTGCAGCAGTTGAAGATTATACTGTGATGAACCTCAACACGGAGATGCCCGTTTCCTTGGTGGAGAACCACCCTGCTTGTAGAAAAAACACAAAGGGAGAGAAGGTGTTGCCTAATGGGGAAACATGGAGAAATCAATTACTATTGCAGTGCTACTCTATTAAAATCTTGGCTGAAGCAAGTTCTACCTTAAAGTCTCGAGATTCATTTGGTAAACGGACATTATTTGGTTTTCTACAGAGCGCACCTCCTCTCGCATACTTAGTGTCTTCCATGTTGAAAACTCGGCCTCACCCACAACTTCCAGTTAACAAGGGTGGTATTCCTGATTTAGAGTTGGATTATGAAGTAGAAGAAGGAGAAGCGGAGGATGAGTATGATGAGCTACCGCCTTTTAAGCCTCTAAGGAAGTCCGAGGTTGCTAAGCTCAGTAAAGATGAGAGGAAGGCGTACTTTGAAGAGTATGATTACCGAGTGAAGCTACTCAGTATGCAGCAGTGGAGACAAAAGTGCAGAATGCTGAAAGAGCTGAAGAACCGAGGGAAGATTGTATTGGATGACTACGATGAGATGCCTGAAATGTTGGATCCAACTCCTGACAGAGATTTACCTTCATCTTTCGATTCCAACCATCCAACTTATTTGTATCGAACTTTAGAGAATCCAAATGCAATGTTCTCAGCTATGCCTTTTCTGGACCCGCGTGGCTGGGACCATGATTACGGGTACTTTGGTGTCATCATTCAGCGTAATATGGAAATTGCAGGAAACTTACCAGCAGAATTTGTTGTGCAGTTGAACAAAGATAAGGATGTTTTCAAATTTAATCTAGATTCTGCAGTTTCTGCAAAACACGGAGAATCAAATTCTAGCTTAGTCGGGTTTGATGTCCAAGCTATCTCTGATCAACTTGCATACATCCTCCGAGGTGAAACCAAGCTCAAAATATCGAAGAAAAACAGAACAACTGCTGGACTAAATCTCACATTTTTGGGCGAGGACATGGCTCCTGGATTTAAAGTTGAACATGAGCTAAACATGGGCAGGGGACTTGTCATATCAGGTAAAACCGGAACTGTTCATCATCATAAAAGCGCTGCTTATGCAGCTAATCTGGAAATGCGTCTCAGAGGAACAGATTACCCAGTAGAGACAGTTGAACACTTGTTTGCTGTAAATTTGCTGAAATATAGACGAGAAATGGCAGCCGAACTCAACATTAAGCCACAATTTCAAATCGGTCGTTGCTCAAAGATGGCTGTCAATGTTGGCCTCAACTCAAGGGGTAAAGGACATATTATGATAACTACAAGTAGCTCTAATCCCACTGTGGCTCTACTCGGAACTCTGGTTTCAATGACGGTTGCCACCTACTATAATTACAAGGCCTTGGTCTCGAAGCCATGA
- the LOC141611232 gene encoding uncharacterized protein LOC141611232 — protein sequence MKTPVSGFQRPMKSKATTEIMKEIAMLELEVMHLERHLLSLYEKAFDRRITSPLCSDFKDTKQVKVSFDCSSMSYQDEQVSNSTPLKEYYGAQDQQDIVGSSIHRSHSSLSRHSAYPLVQSPPLTVKIADAVHSYHSLPLRLLENATAEASDYAMSYDSCQTRQTANWVSEEMIRCISTIYCKLAANTKTRNIFSSPVVSSISLMSCSTSAEFHLWSPLKMNSSLDLNSDVSVYGSCQEFSGPYTEMIEVLHICRDSAKMKEINPTLQKFSSLVRKLEAINPSKLKHEEKLAFWINVHNALVMHAYLVYGVSQIKLKRVSLLLKAAYNIGGQTVSAGMMQNFILGSRLPFLGQWLLHLFHRNTKSRKRDDTKGFATDHSEPLSYFALCCGSRSDPPVRVYTPKRVYQELIAARGDYILSNYKVNKEQNKVLLPKTVETYAKDSGLHPEDFRSILEQIIPADLQRSKVSRYHWLKKGQKGIGWIPHDFSFRYQFHMEMS from the exons ATGAAGACTCCTGTTTCCGGGTTTCAGAGGCCTATGAAATCAAAG GCTACAACAGAAATAATGAAGGAAATTGCAATGTTGGAGTTGGAAGTGATGCATTTGGAGAGACATCTTCTGTCTTTGTACGAGAAAGCATTTGATCGTCGAATAACATCACCATTGTGTAGTGACTTTAAAGATACCAAACAAGTAAAAGTCAGTTTTGATTGCTCTAGTATGTCGTACCAAGATGAGCAGGTCAGTAACAGTACTCCTTTGAAGGAGTACTATGGAGCTCAAGATCAACAAGATATAGTTGGTTCGAGTATTCATCGAAGCCACTCTTCATTGTCTCGTCATTCTGCCTATCCACTAGTCCAATCTCCCCCTTTGACTGTAAAGATTGCTGATGCTGTACACTCTTATCATTCTCTGCCTCTCAGATTGCTGGAG AATGCTACTGCTGAAGCTTCCGATTATGCGATGAGCTACGATTCCTGTCAGACTAGACAGACAGCAAACTGGGTTTCAGAGGAGATGATCAGATGTATCTCAACCATTTACTGTAAACTTGCAGCAAATACCAAGACTAGAAACATTTTCTCATCGCCTGTAGTCTCGTCTATATCACTGATGAGCTGCTCAACAAGCGCTGAATTTCATCTGTGGAGTCCTCTGAAAATGAATTCCTCACTGGATTTAAACTCAGATGTTTCTGTATATGGCTCGTGTCAGGAATTCAGTGGACCGTACACTGAAATGATTGAGGTTCTCCATATCTGCAGGGACAGCGCGAAAATGAAAGAAATCAACCCTACGCTTCAAAAGTTTAG TTCACTTGTTAGAAAACTGGAAGCTATTAATCCAAGCAAGTTAAAGCATGAGGAGAAGCTAGCATTTTGGATTAATGTGCATAATGCGCTAGTGATGCAT GCATATCTGGTTTATGGTGTTTCACAAATCAAGCTTAAAAGAGTGTCCTTGCTTCTAAAG GCTGCATATAACATTGGCGGTCAAACTGTGAGTGCAGGAATGATGCAGAACTTCATTCTTGGGAGCAGATTACCATTTCTAGGACAA TGGCTCCTTCATCTGTTTCATCGAAATACAAAGTCCAGGAAGAGAGATGATACCAAAGGTTTCGCAACTGATCACTCTGAACCTCTATCTTACTTTGCGCTTTGCTGTGGAAGTCGTTCTGATCCTCCG GTTCGGGTGTACACGCCTAAGAGAGTATACCAGGAGTTGATTGCCGCGAGAGGAGACTACATATTATCCAACTATAAAGTTAACAAAGAACAGAATAAAGTCTTGTTGCCAAAGACTGTAGAGACCTATGCAAAGGACTCAGGCCTGCATCCAGAAGATTTTAGATCCATTCTCGAGCAAATTATTCCTGCAGATCTTCAAAGAAGTAAAGTTTCGCGCTATCACTGGCTTAAAAAGGGTCAGAAGGGCATTGGATGGATCCCCCATGACTTTTCCTTCCGCTATCAGTTCCACATGGAAATGTCGTGA
- the LOC141611234 gene encoding anaerobic nitrite reductase Glb1-1, whose protein sequence is MSLGNSTCPVSNVLFTEEQEALVVNSWNAMKKNSAELGLKFFLKIFEIAPTAIKLFSFARDSDVPLEQNPKLKTHATSVFVMTCKSAAQLKKAGKVTVAESSLKRLGSVHFKYGVVDEHYEVTRYALLETIKEAVPEMWSSEMKNAWTEAFNQLAAAIKAETKPAVSA, encoded by the exons ATGAGTCTCGGAAACAGCACTTGTCCTGTATCTAATG TGTTATTTACGGAAGAACAGGAGGCTTTAGTGGTTAACTCATGGAATGCGATGAAAAAGAACTCGGCTGAACTCGGACTCAAGTTCTTCCTCAA GATCTTCGAAATAGCGCCAACAGCAATAAAGTTGTTCTCTTTTGCTCGAGACTCTGATGTTCCTCTCGAGCAAAACCCTAAGCTCAAAACCCACGCAACCTCCGTCTTTGTCATG ACATGTAAATCGGCAGCTCAGCTTAAGAAAGCAGGCAAGGTTACTGTTGCGGAGTCAAGTTTGAAGCGTTTGGGCTCTGTCCACTTCAAATATGGAGTTGTTGATGAACATTATGAG GTGACAAGATATGCCTTACTGGAAACAATAAAAGAGGCAGTCCCCGAGATGTGGTCGTCAGAGATGAAGAATGCTTGGACAGAAGCTTTCAATCAGCTGGCTGCAGCTATCAAAGCCGAGACGAAGCCTGCAGTCTCCGCTTAA
- the LOC141611230 gene encoding LOW QUALITY PROTEIN: uncharacterized protein LOC141611230 (The sequence of the model RefSeq protein was modified relative to this genomic sequence to represent the inferred CDS: deleted 2 bases in 1 codon; substituted 2 bases at 2 genomic stop codons) translates to MFRSILFSVAMSCLVYSSIGTNNETYRLALLKFRAKTNDPLGAMSSWNDTLHYCNWYGVTCGRMHQRVSELNLSSSQLYGSLSPYIGNLSCLRVLNLQVNTFSGTIPPEIGHLHKMQYLFLANNSFGGEIPLNISRCSSLFELNVLNNMLVGVIPHELSFLSHLQIVKLSNNNLVGNIPASLGNMSVLFSLSLAENNLVGRIPDSLGKLQNLTVLAVSGNRLSGTVPPSIFNCSSLIVLDLGENELEGRLPSDLGNMLPNLQFLSVVQNRLTGLIPPSISNSSHLEYLELASNGIQGEVPSLHKLEKLSFLNIGTNLLGLGQAVDMNFVSSLANATVLEIFVISVNNFGGDLPRTICNLTRLSWLGFGRNNIGGKIPECLANLANLQYFGGHRNLLSGVIPQEIGKLQKLVKLDLSSNQLSGKIPSSIGNLTMLTIVRIAENYLEGNIPVALANCGSLLGLDLSENYLSGAIPSQLTSLSTLSLVLDLSHNNLTGSLPEEIGQLNNLENLYVSDNMLSGIIPSTLGSCTALETLNMHGNFFQGAIPSTLETLTGLYALDLSRNNLSGKIPELLVRLPLTLLNLSYSNLEGEVPSGGIFNNATAVSLFGNRRLCGGIPQLKLHNCSFDQTQIKRRSHRKRLLLEILVGFAAVILLVIFILAYMFWSRKRTVKTEVAGDSEEFRNVSYQSILKATNGLSXXADNLVGSGSFGTVYKGAIDQDGPIVAIKIFNLGNHKSSKSFIAECKALRNIRHRNLIKVITVCSSVDYQGNDFKALVYEYMVNGSLDDWLHPIGEISGVRNGEKVGGSLSFRQRLEITVDVAFALEYLHCYCDSSIIHCDLKPSNVLLDEDMVAHVGDFGLAKLISEGISSSSANQSGFTGVRGTVGYVPPEYGMGNEVAASGDVYSFGILVLEMFTGKRPTDDIFREGISLHEYVKAALSEQDIKIVDDALLHDMAEDNNNSQIVFESVMSVLEIALPCSAELPQDRPDMSTIAAKLSSIRTSSSDSEVYAYKPLLYVNKTINQ, encoded by the exons ATGTTTCGTTCAATCCTTTTTAGTGTCGCCATGTCGTGCCTTGTTTATTCCTCTATAGGCACGAATAACGAGACATACAGGCTGGCCTTGCTCAAATTCAGAGCCAAAACAAATGATCCTCTTGGTGCTATGAGTTCATGGAATGACACCCTACACTACTGCAACTGGTATGGAGTAACTTGTGGACGTATGCACCAGAGAGTATCGGAGTTGAATTTGTCGTCCTCACAGCTCTATGGCTCTTTATCTCCTTACATTGGTAATCTAAGCTGTCTTAGAGTATTGAATCTACAAGTTAACACATTTAGTGGCACTATCCCCCCTGAAATCGGTCATCTTCATAAAATGCAGTATCTCTTTCTTGCTAATAATTCCTTTGGAGGGGAAATTCCCTTGAACATATCTCGTTGTTCTAGCCTTTTTGAGTTGAATGTGTTGAATAATATGTTGGTAGGAGTTATCCCTCATGAGCTTAGTTTCTTGTCACATTTACAAATTGTAAAATTGTCGAATAACAACTTGGTAGGAAACATCCCTGCATCTTTGGGGAACATGTCTGTCTTGTTTTCACTCTCCTTGGCTGAAAACAACTTGGTCGGAAGAATCCCTGATAGTCTAGGCAAACTTCAAAATCTGACTGTTCTTGCAGTAAGCGGTAACAGGTTGTCGGGAACAGTCCCACCATCGATATTCAACTGCTCATCCTTGATAGTTCTAGATCTAGGGGAGAATGAATTAGAGGGTCGTCTTCCATCAGACTTGGGCAATATGCTTCCAAACCTCCAATTCTTATCTGTTGTGCAAAACCGACTCACTGGACTCATTCCGCCTTCAATTTCAAACTCCTCACATTTAGAATATCTAGAATTGGCTTCAAATGGTATTCAGGGAGAGGTTCCTTCTTTGCACAAGTTGGAGAAGCTTAGTTTCCTGAACATCGGCACGAACCTCCTTGGGTTGGGGCAAGCTGTTGATATGAATTTTGTTTCTTCCTTGGCCAACGCCACCGTGTTAGAGATTTTCGTGATAAGTGTAAATAATTTCGGAGGAGATCTTCCTAGAACCATATGCAATTTAACAAGGCTTTCATGGTTAGGTTTTGGGCGCAATAATATTGGCGGAAAGATTCCGGAATGCTTAGCAAACCTAGCAAATCTACAGTACTTTGGCGGTCATAGGAACCTACTGTCTGGTGTCATTCCACAGGAAATAGGGAAACTTCAGAAGTTAGTTAAATTAGATTTAAGTAGCAACCAGTTATCAGGCAAGATACCATCCTCAATTGGTAACTTAACCATGTTGACAATTGTTCGCATAGCTGAAAACTATCTGGAAGGCAACATTCCTGTAGCTCTAGCAAATTGTGGATCACTTCTAGGATTGGATCTCTCGGAAAACTATCTTAGTG GTGCTATACCGTCTCAACTTACCAGCCTTTCCACCTTGTCGCTTGTACTTGATCTATCTCACAATAATCTGACTGGATCCCTCCCTGAAGAAATTGGTCAACTGAATAATCTCGAGAACCTTTATGTATCTGACAACATGCTATCAGGTATTATACCGAGCACTCTTGGTTCCTGTACAGCGCTAGAGACACTAAACATGCATGGAAACTTCTTCCAAGGCGCAATTCCTAGTACACTGGAGACATTGACGGGCCTCTATGCGCTGGATTTATCACGGAACAATTTGTCAGGCAAAATCCCGGAACTTCTGGTGAGGCTTCCATTGACACTATTAAATCTTTCATACAGTAACCTGGAAGGTGAAGTTCCCTCTGGTGGCATCTTTAACAATGCAACTGCTGTTTCTTTGTTTGGAAATAGAAGACTGTGTGGAGGTATACCTCAGTTAAAACTGCATAACTGCAGTTTCGACCAGACTCAGATAAAAAGGCGAAGCCACAGAAAAAGACTTCTCCTTGAAATTCTCGTTGGGTTTGCTGCGGTTATTTTGCTGGTGATATTCATATTGGCATATATGTTTTGGAGCAGAAAGAGGACTGTGAAAACAGAAGTTGCAGGGGACTCCGAAGAGTTTCGAAATGTATCTTATCAGAGCATACTTAAAGCCACAAATGGGTTATCA TGATAAGCTGATAATTTAGTTGGAAGCGGTAGCTTTGGGACTGTCTACAAAGGAGCTATTGATCAAGACGGGCCAATAGTTGCAATCAAAATATTTAACCTCGGAAATCACAAATCTTCCAAGAGCTTTATTGCTGAATGTAAGGCACTCCGCAACATCAGACATCGGAATCTCATTAAGGTTATAACAGTTTGTTCAAGTGTTGATTATCAAGGCAATGATTTCAAAGCTCTGGTATACGAGTACATGGTAAACGGTAGTTTGGATGATTGGTTGCATCCAATAGGGGAGATTAGCGGGGTTAGGAATGGAGAAAAAGTAGGTGGGAGTTTAAGTTTTCGtcaaagacttgagattacagtagATGTTGCTTTTGCTCTGGAGTACCTtcattgttattgtgactcatcgATAATTCACTGTGACCTCAAACCAAGCAATGTTCTCCTTGACGAAGATATGGTCGCACACGTGGGAGACTTTGGTTTGGCCAAATTAATCTCTGAAGGCATCAGTAGTTCTAGCGCAAATCAATCCGGTTTCACCGGAGTCAGGGGGACTGTTGGTTACGTGCCTCCAG AATATGGAATGGGAAATGAGGTGGCAGCGTCTGGTGATGTATATAGTTTCGGAATCCTCGTTCTGGAAATGTTTACAGGTAAAAGGCCTACTGATGACATATTCAGAGAAGGCATCAGTCTGCATGAATATGTGAAAGCAGCTCTGTCTGAACAGGATATCAAGATTGTCGACGATGCTCTTCTTCACGATATGGCCGAAGACAATAACAACAGCCAGATAGTATTTGAGTCTGTGATGTCTGTACTTGAAATCGCACTTCCTTGCTCTGCTGAACTCCCACAAGATAGGCCGGATATGAGCACCATTGCTGCGAAGCTGTCATCAATCAGAACAAGCTCCAGTGACAGTGAAGTGTATGCCTATAAGCCGTTGCTTTACGTCAATAAGACGATAAATCAATGA
- the LOC141611233 gene encoding plastid division protein PDV2, with protein MDMDTERIGMVLVRASELHSKIATCIQKSTSGANISNTNGDVSNDDVNDAEQNVDDTLFTICDALDSLQSLLSSLQALQQQQQYEREAVIRDIENNRKMLLKKLSEYKGEHLDVIQEAEAFASMEVEHENEFFMPYPALAPNSVALNNGLGSRFSSARKLVQNGHDESRRSQTQNSGNKLWRGLRFLVNSTVKTTFTLFGVIAILSLAGFEPKIKKKVNTFPALTLFDPDKKTLSARCPPGKVAVMEKGEIRCIVKERVEIPFDFVATDPDVNFGCG; from the exons atGGACATGGATACAGAAAGGATAGGAATGGTGTTAGTTAGAGCTTCAGAACTTCACTCAAAAATTGCTACTTGCATTCAAAAATCAACTTCTGGAGCTAATATTAGCAATACTAATGGTGATGTATCTAATGATGATGTTAATGATGCAGAACAAAATGTTGATGATACCCTTTTCACCATTTGTGATGCTTTGGATTCTCTTCAATCTCTTCTTTCTTCCTTGCAG GCTTTACAACAGCAGCAGCAATATGAAAGAGAAGCTGTCATAAGGGATATTGAGAATAACCGCAAGATGTTGCTTAAGAAGCTAAGCGAGTACAAAGGGGAACACTTGGATGTGATACAAGAGGCTGAAGCATTTGCAAGTATGGAGGTGGAGCACGAGAATGAATTCTTTATGCCGTATCCTGCCCTTGCTCCCAATTCTGTAGCCTTGAACAACGGCCTTGGCTCAAGGTTTTCAAGTGCCCGTAAGCTTGTACAAAATGGCCATGATGAGTCCAGGCGAAGTCAAACTCAAAACAGTGGTAATAAACTTTGGCGGGGATTAAGATTTCTGGTTAATTCTACTGTCAAGACAACGTTTACCCTTTTTGGTGTGATCGCCATTCTTAGCTTAGCTGGTTTCGAGCCTAAGATAAAAAAGAAGGTCAACACCTTCCCCGCATTGACCTTGTTCGACCCTGACAAGAAGACACTAAGTGCTCGTTGTCCACCAGGGAAAGTGGCAGTAATGGAGAAGGGAGAAATCCGATGCATTGTGAAAGAAAGAGTTGAAATTCCGTTTGATTTTGTTGCTACTGACCCTGATGTGAACTTCGGATGTGGTTAA